The genomic interval CCGCGAGCGACTGGTTGATGACGGCCGTGGGGCCTCCGGATTGTCCGACGACGGCGTTCATGATTCGTTCCGCGGAGTGAGGGTGGGGCTGGATTGCGTGGGGACCGTACCGCACGATCTCAAGCCGGCGGGGCGGGGGCTTCACCGCCCCGCCTTCGGGGCCCGTTCCGCGTCGCAACCGCTTCCCGCGCGGCCCCGCGGACCGCGGGCTTCCGAGCCCCGCGAACGCCGCGGTCCGCGGATTCAATCGGTCGCCGCCCGGGCGCCGGCGAGCACCTTCTCCGCGAGCTCGCGGTCCGCGCCGCCGAGCTTCGCGACGGCCGGTCCCAGCAGCTCGGCGGCGCGGCGGGGGTTGCCGAGGTCGCGGGCGTGCAGGAGCGCGGCGAGCAGGGCGACGCGCGGCGCCTGCGGGTCGGCGGGGTGCCGCCGCAGGAAGCCCTCGTAAGCGGCGGCGGCCTCGGCGGGCCGGCCGTCGGCCGACATCGCGTTGGCCGCGTCGAGCTCGGCGCCGGCGTCCGCCGCCGGCGGCGCCGCGCTCCCACCCCCGGCCCGGTCCGCCTTGGCCCGGCGCCTCTGGGCCAGCGTGCTGAGCATGTCGCTGTCCTCCCCAGGCAGCAGCCGCGTCATCAGCAAGAACATGCCGACCAGGAAGCCGGTGAGGTAGCCGGCGAGGTGCGCCTCGTACGCGACGTTGCCGATGCTCAGGAGATTGAACAGCAGGTCCTGCCCGACGCGGAAGCAGATCAAGACCACCGCGGAGACCTCGAAGCGGCCGATCGCGATCAGGAACCAGTACCAGATCGTCACGTCCAGCCGCGGGAACAGCGCCAGGAAGATCCCGGTGACCGCGGCGACCGAGCCCGAGGCTCCCAGCACCGGCGAGGACGACGTCAGCACGTGC from Phycisphaera mikurensis NBRC 102666 carries:
- a CDS encoding rhomboid family intramembrane serine protease, whose protein sequence is MLFFPLGTDRPLRAMPWLTYAIIGLNVLVFLVSERSILALGDQMTQLQESLNAGIQRPDLLAGWNSNLVYTSYLQPAYPRLHQFFTYPFLHQNLWHLTGNMVFLYAFGCAVEDRLGKLPYLLFYLAGGVLAGWAHVLTSSSPVLGASGSVAAVTGIFLALFPRLDVTIWYWFLIAIGRFEVSAVVLICFRVGQDLLFNLLSIGNVAYEAHLAGYLTGFLVGMFLLMTRLLPGEDSDMLSTLAQRRRAKADRAGGGSAAPPAADAGAELDAANAMSADGRPAEAAAAYEGFLRRHPADPQAPRVALLAALLHARDLGNPRRAAELLGPAVAKLGGADRELAEKVLAGARAATD